The sequence ccccTCCCGAGCTCCTGCCGGTGCCTCACCCTCTGGCGTTGTCCAGGTGCAGGAGGAAGCCGTCGTCCCCAAACTTGGTGAACATCTCGTAGTGGTGCCGGTCCATGTTCCCTGCAAAGGCCACGCAGAGGGACAGAGTTTGCCTTGCAGGGAATTTTCTAAATCATCCCAAGCTTTCTTTCAGATCTGCATGGAGTGTTTGTTGCCGtgctggaagtgcccaaggtgctgctgtccccttgCTGGGGTGAGTCTGGGGGCTCCCCTGTGCCCCCACGttggaggggctgtggggagacAGCAGCACCTCTAAAGTGTCTCTgcagggggagggaaagggaaagggaaaggagaagaaggagaagaaggagaagaaggagaagaaggagaagaaggagaagaaggagaaggaaggaaggaaggaaggaaggaaggaaggaaggaaggaaggaaggaaggaaggaaggaaggaaggaaggaaggaaggaaggaaggaaggaaggaaggaaggaaggaaggaaggaaggaaggaaggaaggaaggaaagggaaagggaaagggaaagggaaagggaaagggaaagggaaagggaaagggaaagggaaagggaaagggaaagaaagaaagggaggaaagtcCTTTCCCTCCGTCATTACCTGTTAGGAAGTCGAATATGGCCATGTCCACGATGTTGAGCAGCCGGTTGCTGTTGCTGTAGGGGTAGATCTCCCTCACTGTGTTGCAGTACAGTGGATTCACTTCCCACCTGCAGGAGATGGAGAAGGGGAGATGCCCTTAGCTGCTTCTGCCATGTCCcagaaataccccaaaacccatCTTCCATGTGAAGATGTACAAGACGAGGAAATAAATCTCCCCTTGTGCATGCAGGAGACTGGAATTGAAACACAGCCAATGCCCAGGCTTTTAGGGGTTATTACAGTAATTATTACACTAATCATGGGCTCCCTGACCCTTGGCCTGGGttatttctgcagctctgtccgtgtgtccgtgcCCTGCAGTGCAGAAATGGGAAGCAGCCTCATTTACCCACTTACTCCTCTTTTCCATCGAAGGAGTAGGAGCGGATCCAGGGGTTGGGGATGGAGAGCCGTGGGGCCAGGTtgagggagggcaggaaggcagaCAGGGAGCCTTCCAGGAGGTGGGGGGTTCCCACACACGGCGTACTCCGTCTTGCACATGTACGGGCACTTGGCGAAGAAGCAGACgttgctggctgggaggagaccagaaaacagggaaaaggggcTGTGATCTCCAGGAGGGTgtaaaaaacagtgaaaagggGCTGTGATCTCTAGGAGGGtgcagaaaacagggaaaaggggcTGTGATCTATAGGAGGGTGCAGACAACAGGGAAAAGGGGCTGTGATCTATAGGAGGGTgtaaaaaacagggaaaaggggcTGTGATCTATAGGAGGGTgtaaaaaacagggaaaaggggcTGTGATCTCCAGGAAGGTGCAAGGCTGAGCCCTTCCCCACCGTGGGACAGTGGTTATTTCTtgtggcagggatggggtgagggGAAGCAGATGGGAGGAGTCCCAAGGGGCTGCAGATGAGTGCAGAGCAGTTTAAATTTGATGGCTGTTTCATGGAAACACTCTGGGGAAGCCAAGGAAAAACAAGGTAAAACCCAAAGCATGGCAAGGATGTCAACCTGCCAAATCACAGATTTGGGGTCCTAAGGGAAAGGTTAAGAAAAAAGGCCAAATGAGTAGATCTGGTAGGTGATTCCAGAATCTGTAACCATATCTTTGTGCATGTTTAACCCAAGAATTTCATTTCTGCACCACAGCTTgagtcctgcagcccctgcccttcCTCCCACCATGGAACACCACAGGTTTGGATTAGGtgtgaagggaccttaaagacaaTTGGGACCATAATTTGCCTCATCCCAAGCCAAGCCCTCGCCCACCTGGTGACACGAAGAAGACGCTCTGCAGGACCTCGTTCTTGGTGACCTCCAGGATCTCCTTGGTGACATTGATCAGCCTCCCCACCGTGGGGTGGCACCCTCCGGAAATCCAGGATCCTGCACAGAGGGGACNNNNNNNNNNNNNNNNNNNNNNNNNNNNNNNNNNNNNNNNNNNNNNNNNNNNNNNNNNNNNNNNNNNNNNNNNNNNNNNNNNNNNNNNNNNNNNNNNNNNCATCCTGGAAAAGGGGTGTTAACTCCTGGAAATGGGGTGTTACCTCTTGGAAATGGGGTGTTAACTGCCTGGAAATGGGGTGTTAACTCCTGGAAAGGGGTGTTAACGCCTGGGAAAGGGGATGCTAACTCCTGGAAATGGGGTGTTAACTCCTGGAAATGGGATGATAACTACCTGGAAACACCCCAGTTACACCCCCAGCACAACCCAGCTTTCCAACCCCGTGAGTGCACCCCGTCACTCCTTCCAGCTActcccctttctctctttccatttattttcctctccgTCTGTGCCATAGAGATttctctccagcccctctgttaCATCCCCTTGGGgactttttcctccctccccagtAGAAACCAGTGCTGTACTGGTGTCCTGACACCCACATCGAACAGGCTGCTCATGGAAGTGGTGGAATTATCACCCCTGGGTGTTAAAAAAAGCGTGGACGTGGCCCTTGGGTTGGACTCCATCATTTTAGAGGGCTTTCCCAACAGAGATAATTTTATGCTCTGTGATCCcagcctctgctgggctggtgggggttactgggagggagcagagcctggcttgGCATTTCCCTGGCCGAGGTGAGGATGGAGCAGTTGGGCACGGGGCCAGCCCCGGCCGTGGCACGGGGGGATGCCACACTCACCCTGGCTGCAGTCACAGGCTCCCAGCAGCGCCTTCTCATCCTGGCTGTAGTCTGCAAGGGCACGAGGAGCGGTGAGACCCCGCCGGgctccatctcctgctgctgaccCCTCGCAGGCTCCACGGAGGGAGCCGCGGGAGCGGAGCCTCGCAGCtgcccccttccccagcccctgtgtGCTCACCGGCGCTGATGGTGGGCAGCTCCCGCATGTCCCGGAGCAGCCTGGCGACGGCGGGGCTGGAGCGGGGGTAGAGCCCGTCCCGGCTGATGCCCAGGTGGAACTGCAGCCAGCTGGCCTCGGGCCGCAGCGGCAGCGGGGCCGCCGGCGAGGTCAGGTTCAGCTCCTGCCGGTAAAGCTTGTGTCTCCTGCAAGAGAAATGTCCTGGGATGAGGATGAGCCACGGCGTGGAAAACCTCCCTTCTCCAAGCCTGGAgggtgccaggagcagagcaagggGTGGGtaaggggaaactgaggcagggtgAGATGGCTGGGATGGTCAGAGCCTCTGACCATCTCTGAGAGAGTTTTTTCCTtgaagctggggaaaaaaaaaaaaaccaaaaaaaaaacctaaaagctACAAATTGCCTCTGTGACCAAATTTACAGCGAGCAGGGATGCTACGAGGTCATGTGGCAGCATCCTGCCCATGATCTCTAAAAATCAAGATTCTACCCCACCCTTTTTTGGTAAGTGGAGCTGAAGGAGCCTCCCAAGTTGGGTAATAACCCAAAAGCAACTCCCCACACGATCAGCATTTTCATGGAGACCTCCAAGGCTGGGACTGTGGAACTGAAAGGTCACTTATTGCAGCCAGCAGAGGACAGGGCTTTGGTTTCTCATTAACATTGTCCAGCCCACGTACGGAGCAGCCAGTCCTGATAAAGGGAAAATGAAGTTCAGTTTACACTGAAAGTGCCAGGATCCATCCATGAAAGCAAACAGGAGCTGGGGGCTGATAAGGAGTAGGACATTAACCAAGGCTGGGATGTAGTGGCTGGACAGGGGGAAGTGCCACATGCCCGGCCAGACCCCATCCAGAGCCTGAGCAATGAGGTCTGACCGTGCCCCGAGGCATTTATCAGCCAAGGAATGGCACTGGGGGCTGGAAagggctcctggctgctgctggtttctttatttccctgctcagcccagcagctggggtttggttgggattttttccatcACCCTTCTCCATCCAAGCAGGCTGAGCAGTGTGGTTAATCTGGCTGTGAGCAGGGGATGAACCCTCCCAGAGGTGTTCCAGTGGTGTAGGAAATGAATTTGTAGAAAATTCGTAAAGTTTGATAGAAAGTCTACATagtatgtatgtgtatgtaaaccttgagataagaaatgttgACTTAGAAATATTATGGAATAAGACAGACCTTATTGACAGAAAAATAGAActaaaaagaagttttaaaggATAGCCTTGCAAATAAAAGTAGATAGTTTAGAAAAATAGAAGTATGAAAGATACATTGCAGTAAGACTAATAGAGAGTAATTTTAGATGATTagctttaaaacatttataacATAGTGTATCAATACTatcctttgaaacttgtttttagttctatttttctctcaatAATGTCTTATTCCACAGTATTTCTAAgacagcatttcttatctcaagcTTTACATACACATACGTACTATGTGAGCCTTCTGTCAGGCTTTGAGAATTTTCCACAAATTCATTTCCT comes from Vidua macroura isolate BioBank_ID:100142 chromosome 19, ASM2450914v1, whole genome shotgun sequence and encodes:
- the FAM20A gene encoding LOW QUALITY PROTEIN: pseudokinase FAM20A (The sequence of the model RefSeq protein was modified relative to this genomic sequence to represent the inferred CDS: deleted 2 bases in 2 codons) produces the protein MPGPRRDRPAVLLLLGALLAADLYFHLWPRARRELGRVSPGCPCPAPPAPRPPLSRAAPALRRLFAHPLYRAAPPGPAEPLLGAREALRYYRRKAARWNRRHKLYRQELNLTSPAAPLPLRPEASWLQFHLGISRDGLYPRSSPAVARLLRDMRELPTISADYSQDEKALLGACDCSQGECGIPPCHGRGWPRAQLLHPHLGQGNAKPGSAPSHRILDFRRVPPTVGRLINVTKEILEVTKNEVLQSVFFVSPASNVCFFAKCPYMCKTEYAVCGNPHLLEGSLSAFLPSLNLAPRLSIPNPWIRSYSFDGKEEWEVNPLYCNTVREIYPYSNSNRLLNIVDMAIFDFLTGNMDRHHYEMFTKFGDDGFLLHLDNARGFGRHSHDEISILAPLSQCCVIKRTTLLRLQLLAEPEYRLSAVMRESLLQDPLAPVLTEPHLLALDRRLQLILDAVGKCVDTFGEAAVVANDTAQPQSPAAHRAKLDT